One genomic window of uncultured delta proteobacterium includes the following:
- a CDS encoding conserved hypothetical protein (Evidence 4 : Homologs of previously reported genes of unknown function), which translates to MQNEQDLLKKPCCCKCREKTIEFIEKRMPEAPAKKMLLDAMQENKSLLGSIIQVLNGMTFGLLLLWFAVLGFLLFLNIFIHPHHPHFGVDAYWGFWAVFGLGVGVIMVYVMKRIIQPLIVRKEDYYGDI; encoded by the coding sequence ATGCAAAACGAACAAGACCTCCTGAAAAAACCGTGCTGCTGCAAATGCCGGGAAAAGACCATCGAATTCATTGAAAAACGCATGCCCGAAGCGCCCGCCAAAAAGATGCTGCTGGACGCGATGCAGGAAAACAAGAGCCTTTTGGGCTCCATCATCCAGGTGCTGAACGGCATGACGTTCGGCCTCTTGCTGCTCTGGTTCGCGGTGCTGGGTTTTCTCCTGTTCCTGAACATCTTCATCCACCCGCACCACCCCCACTTCGGCGTTGACGCTTACTGGGGCTTCTGGGCCGTGTTCGGACTCGGCGTCGGGGTCATTATGGTCTACGTCATGAAACGCATAATCCAGCCCCTTATCGTGCGCAAAGAGGACTATTATGGCGACATTTAA
- a CDS encoding NADH dehydrogenase (Quinone), with amino-acid sequence MATFNFLHPAIAFLALAIALPFTRGKQWRWLLLLPPVIAVYSVFTMSFGDNLTLHWLGQTLQLGRVDKLSLIFAQVFAVMSLAGMLFAMHVDDKLQHMMAALYVSGGFGCVFAGDFLTLFLFWELMSIGSTFLVFCNRTRESTYAAFRYFLYHTAGGLFLLGGMLLRYKATGTFEFTHAAPDMQETYNWLILIGFCVNAAVVPLHAWLPDAYPRGTVTGSVFMCAFTTKTAVYVLARGFAGWEILAVAGTIMALYGVLYACIENNARRILSYHIVSQVGYMVAGIGVGTAMTLNGASAHAYAHILYKGLLFMGAGCVLYATGTAKLDKLGGLAARLPWVMVLYMVAALSISGMPLFNGFISKTMTIAGAAEAHRYLVALGLEIAAVGTFISVGIKLPYFAFWGGKATDRARVLKPIPWNMYGGMAILAILCIAQGIFPGILYAYLPFEVEQQFVPWTVWNVMQSGMLLGFAGLAFYLMRKVITPHEGLNLDFDIVYRAIGAAALAFVCKPIAWIDDRWTNVYETIGLRSLMAAAFGSSVFDRKAIDGVVDGSVYGVGAIGRFTAKSHNGDLQRYLGMAVILIMVAFGLYWYLG; translated from the coding sequence ATGGCGACATTTAACTTCCTGCACCCGGCCATCGCGTTCCTCGCCCTGGCCATTGCCCTGCCCTTCACGCGCGGCAAACAATGGCGCTGGCTGCTGCTGCTGCCGCCGGTCATCGCGGTGTACTCGGTCTTCACCATGTCCTTCGGCGACAATTTGACGCTGCACTGGCTGGGCCAGACCCTGCAACTCGGCCGGGTGGACAAGCTCTCCCTCATCTTCGCCCAGGTCTTTGCCGTGATGAGCCTTGCGGGCATGCTGTTCGCCATGCACGTGGACGACAAGCTCCAGCACATGATGGCCGCCCTGTACGTTTCCGGCGGGTTCGGCTGCGTGTTCGCCGGGGATTTCCTGACGCTCTTCCTCTTCTGGGAACTGATGAGCATCGGCTCCACCTTCCTGGTGTTCTGCAACAGGACGCGGGAATCCACCTACGCGGCCTTCCGCTACTTCCTGTACCACACGGCGGGCGGGCTGTTCCTGCTCGGCGGGATGCTGCTGCGCTATAAAGCCACCGGCACCTTTGAATTCACCCACGCCGCGCCGGATATGCAGGAAACCTACAACTGGCTGATCCTGATCGGCTTCTGCGTGAACGCGGCCGTCGTGCCCCTGCACGCCTGGCTGCCGGACGCGTACCCGCGCGGCACGGTGACCGGCTCCGTGTTCATGTGCGCCTTTACCACCAAAACGGCGGTGTACGTGCTGGCAAGGGGCTTCGCGGGCTGGGAGATCCTGGCCGTCGCGGGCACCATCATGGCTCTGTACGGCGTGCTGTACGCGTGCATTGAAAACAACGCGCGGCGCATCCTCTCCTACCACATCGTCTCCCAGGTGGGGTACATGGTGGCGGGCATCGGGGTCGGCACGGCCATGACGCTCAACGGCGCATCCGCCCACGCGTATGCCCACATCCTGTATAAGGGCCTGCTCTTCATGGGCGCGGGCTGCGTTCTGTACGCCACCGGCACCGCGAAGCTGGACAAGCTCGGCGGCCTTGCCGCGCGGCTGCCCTGGGTCATGGTGCTCTACATGGTGGCGGCTCTTTCCATCTCCGGCATGCCGCTCTTCAACGGGTTCATCTCCAAAACCATGACCATCGCGGGCGCGGCGGAAGCCCACCGCTACCTGGTGGCTCTGGGTCTGGAAATCGCGGCGGTCGGCACGTTCATCTCCGTGGGCATCAAGCTGCCGTACTTCGCCTTCTGGGGCGGCAAGGCCACGGACCGGGCGCGGGTATTGAAGCCCATTCCCTGGAACATGTACGGCGGCATGGCGATTCTCGCGATTCTCTGCATCGCGCAGGGCATTTTCCCGGGCATCCTGTACGCCTACCTGCCCTTTGAGGTGGAACAGCAGTTCGTGCCCTGGACCGTGTGGAACGTGATGCAGTCCGGCATGCTGCTCGGCTTCGCCGGGCTCGCCTTCTACCTCATGCGCAAGGTCATCACCCCCCACGAAGGGCTTAACCTCGACTTCGACATCGTGTACCGCGCCATCGGCGCCGCGGCCCTGGCGTTCGTCTGCAAGCCCATCGCCTGGATAGACGACCGCTGGACCAACGTATACGAAACCATAGGGCTGCGCTCCCTGATGGCCGCCGCCTTCGGCTCCTCCGTCTTTGACCGCAAGGCCATCGACGGCGTTGTGGACGGCTCGGTCTACGGCGTGGGCGCCATAGGGCGCTTCACCGCCAAGTCCCATAACGGCGACTTGCAGCGGTATCTCGGCATGGCCGTCATTCTTATCATGGTCGCTTTCGGCCTGTACTGGTACCTCGGGTAG
- a CDS encoding NADH-ubiquinone/plastoquinone oxidoreductase chain 6 family protein: protein MMDTIMEYIAYGAYGVYLLIIIAGSAAAVFEKSLVRAFIGLIATLFGVAGMYLLLQSPFLAFMQLLIYIGAVAVLIFFAIMLTDSRADGDEAGPLPTGKFIRSVVAGLLPIILLTPPIFVHPASRELLPAVVTITDIGNGLMNEYVLAFELISIILLVAMAGGVFLAMDRRKK from the coding sequence ATGATGGATACGATTATGGAATATATCGCTTACGGCGCATACGGCGTCTATCTTCTCATCATCATCGCGGGTTCCGCCGCGGCGGTGTTCGAGAAAAGCCTGGTGCGGGCCTTTATCGGCCTTATCGCCACCCTGTTCGGGGTTGCCGGCATGTACCTTTTGCTGCAAAGCCCCTTCCTGGCCTTCATGCAGCTGCTTATCTACATCGGCGCGGTGGCAGTGCTGATCTTCTTCGCCATCATGCTGACGGATTCCCGCGCGGACGGGGACGAAGCCGGCCCGCTTCCCACGGGCAAGTTCATCCGCTCCGTCGTGGCGGGGCTGCTCCCCATCATCCTGTTGACCCCGCCCATCTTCGTGCACCCGGCTTCCAGGGAACTGCTCCCCGCCGTGGTGACCATAACGGACATCGGCAACGGCCTGATGAACGAATACGTTCTGGCCTTTGAGCTGATCTCCATCATCCTGCTTGTGGCCATGGCCGGCGGCGTGTTCCTCGCCATGGACAGGAGGAAAAAGTAA
- a CDS encoding MerR family transcriptional regulator, whose translation MSQTYTHKDLARKLKVSETTIKSYRRKFPECIPVASSGKPIRFLPEAVAVATRIRDLFDLGMSVEEVRGRLSQEFPWISLVARDEPQQAQAPGGMPQEFTIALSNLAKSMVTLLQQQGSIMDRMDRLEATVAEAGAPREGGVQTADFKAVLEDLQGYLRNALMPLQQLQRLNEVQGVTEVLHQAAANMVDAAQIMRSLADRAKGPSGETEASSKIVQFPSTAAAPQPAPAPQNMSQDPPRAFLLKPMVVRTMEGTYIGAGGKSRGRFTLNDFKALLVYGRQPGEHFSLHWEQVNNDWVATLTQPGAEKPGKWRLQLKEAMSQSGVGVVELVGFATNDENVHPAEFVGFVGSLSGGE comes from the coding sequence ATGTCCCAGACCTACACCCACAAGGACCTCGCCCGGAAGCTCAAGGTTTCCGAAACCACCATCAAGAGCTACCGCCGCAAGTTTCCGGAGTGTATCCCGGTGGCGAGTTCCGGCAAGCCCATCCGGTTTTTGCCCGAGGCCGTGGCTGTTGCCACCCGCATCCGGGACCTCTTCGATCTCGGCATGTCCGTGGAGGAAGTGCGCGGCCGCCTGTCCCAGGAGTTCCCCTGGATATCCCTGGTCGCCAGGGACGAACCGCAGCAGGCCCAGGCCCCCGGGGGCATGCCCCAGGAATTTACCATCGCGCTCAGCAACCTGGCCAAGAGCATGGTGACGCTCCTGCAGCAGCAGGGCAGCATCATGGACCGCATGGACAGGCTGGAAGCCACGGTCGCGGAAGCCGGCGCCCCCCGCGAAGGCGGGGTGCAGACAGCGGATTTCAAGGCCGTGCTGGAAGACCTGCAAGGATACTTGCGCAACGCCCTCATGCCGCTCCAGCAGCTGCAGCGCCTCAACGAGGTCCAGGGCGTGACCGAGGTGCTGCACCAGGCGGCCGCCAACATGGTGGACGCCGCCCAGATCATGCGCTCGCTCGCGGATAGGGCCAAAGGCCCCTCCGGCGAGACGGAAGCCTCATCCAAAATCGTGCAGTTTCCGTCAACTGCCGCCGCGCCGCAGCCCGCCCCGGCGCCGCAAAACATGTCCCAGGACCCGCCCCGCGCGTTTTTACTCAAACCCATGGTGGTCCGCACCATGGAAGGCACCTATATCGGCGCGGGCGGCAAGTCTCGCGGGCGGTTTACATTAAATGATTTCAAAGCGTTACTTGTATACGGCAGGCAGCCGGGCGAGCATTTTTCCCTGCATTGGGAACAGGTCAACAACGATTGGGTGGCCACCCTCACCCAGCCAGGGGCGGAAAAACCCGGCAAGTGGCGGTTGCAGCTGAAAGAAGCCATGAGCCAGAGCGGCGTGGGTGTTGTGGAGTTGGTCGGGTTCGCGACCAATGACGAAAACGTCCACCCCGCCGAGTTCGTCGGCTTCGTCGGCAGCCTGAGCGGCGGGGAGTAG
- a CDS encoding Proton-translocating NADH-quinone oxidoreductase, chain M — protein MNSFPVLTSLLVLPLVASLLVAFIKDDLMIRRVTLVASLAELVLTLPLIAFVPDGGFQFVENVAWVPAWDINYHLAVDGISILMIWLTVATLPMCVLCSWTYIGKRIKEFHICLLLMTAACIGVFAAMDFVLFWVCWEAMLIPMYLLIAVWGGDEKRYASIKFFLYTLAGSCLLLAAIVAFRVIGGTFSIPELMQKSFSFRFQFWAFLAMALAFAVKVPMFPFHTWLPAAHVQAPSAGSVILAAVLLKMGAYGFLRFCLPMTPMASDYFAPLMIGISIVSILYGGFVALGQNDIKKLVAYSSVAHMGFVTLGIFLFDQQGVQGALLQMLNHGIITGALFMMIGTIYERSHSREITKNLGLGKYLPAFMGFWGLFALASLSFPGTNGFVGEILVFAAAFRVDPLVGAFIVPGALLSAAYMFRVSLKMAWGTPASPVADDDHGHGEAHAAEAHAPAAPEAGHGGHGHGHDHHDDDKQSKWPDLNFREWSYCAIPAVLVLIIGLAPTPLLNMVTPSVDKLLTDYTVRSNKAVVASIDGSEVVRSTLFASTAVKMVMEPGQASSIAAIHLDTLAASSVPAVIADVAIVVAANQGETK, from the coding sequence GTGAATTCATTTCCGGTTTTAACATCGCTCTTAGTGCTGCCGCTGGTGGCGTCGCTCCTGGTCGCGTTCATCAAGGACGATCTGATGATCCGGCGCGTCACGCTCGTCGCGTCCCTCGCGGAACTGGTGCTGACGCTGCCGCTCATCGCCTTCGTGCCGGACGGCGGGTTCCAGTTCGTGGAGAACGTGGCCTGGGTTCCCGCCTGGGACATCAACTACCACCTGGCGGTCGACGGCATCAGCATCCTCATGATCTGGCTGACGGTCGCGACGCTCCCCATGTGCGTGCTCTGCTCCTGGACCTACATAGGCAAGCGCATCAAAGAGTTCCACATCTGCCTTCTGCTGATGACCGCCGCCTGCATAGGCGTGTTCGCGGCCATGGACTTCGTGCTGTTCTGGGTCTGCTGGGAAGCCATGCTCATCCCCATGTACCTCTTGATCGCGGTCTGGGGCGGGGACGAAAAGCGGTACGCCTCCATCAAGTTCTTCCTGTACACCCTGGCCGGTTCCTGCCTCTTGCTGGCCGCCATCGTGGCCTTCCGCGTGATCGGCGGGACCTTCTCCATCCCGGAACTCATGCAGAAGAGCTTCTCCTTCCGCTTCCAATTCTGGGCGTTCCTGGCGATGGCCCTGGCCTTCGCGGTGAAAGTGCCCATGTTCCCGTTCCATACCTGGCTGCCCGCCGCCCACGTGCAGGCGCCGTCCGCCGGGTCCGTGATTCTGGCGGCCGTGCTCCTGAAAATGGGCGCGTACGGCTTCCTCCGCTTCTGCCTGCCCATGACCCCCATGGCCAGCGACTACTTCGCCCCGCTCATGATCGGCATTTCCATCGTGTCCATCCTGTACGGGGGGTTCGTGGCGCTGGGCCAGAACGACATCAAGAAGCTCGTCGCCTATTCCTCCGTGGCCCACATGGGCTTTGTGACGCTGGGGATCTTCCTCTTCGACCAGCAGGGCGTGCAGGGCGCGCTGTTGCAGATGCTCAACCACGGCATCATCACCGGCGCGCTCTTCATGATGATCGGCACCATTTACGAACGCAGCCACAGCCGCGAGATCACCAAAAACCTGGGCCTCGGGAAATACCTCCCGGCCTTCATGGGCTTCTGGGGCCTGTTCGCCCTGGCGTCCCTCTCCTTCCCCGGCACCAACGGGTTTGTGGGTGAAATTCTGGTCTTCGCGGCCGCGTTCCGGGTTGACCCGCTCGTCGGCGCGTTCATCGTGCCCGGCGCGCTGCTCTCCGCCGCGTACATGTTCCGCGTGTCCCTGAAAATGGCCTGGGGCACCCCGGCCAGCCCGGTGGCGGACGATGACCACGGCCACGGCGAAGCCCACGCCGCCGAAGCGCATGCTCCCGCCGCTCCCGAAGCCGGTCACGGCGGCCACGGCCATGGTCATGACCATCATGACGATGACAAGCAAAGCAAGTGGCCGGACCTCAACTTCCGCGAATGGAGCTACTGCGCCATCCCGGCGGTTCTGGTCCTGATAATCGGGCTTGCCCCGACCCCCCTCCTGAACATGGTGACCCCGTCCGTGGACAAGCTCCTTACCGATTACACCGTGCGGTCCAACAAAGCGGTGGTGGCCTCCATCGACGGTTCGGAAGTGGTGCGCTCCACCCTGTTCGCCTCCACGGCCGTGAAGATGGTCATGGAGCCGGGCCAGGCTTCCAGCATCGCCGCCATCCACCTTGATACCCTTGCGGCAAGCTCCGTGCCCGCCGTCATAGCCGATGTCGCCATTGTCGTGGCAGCCAACCAAGGAGAGACGAAGTGA
- a CDS encoding NADH-Ubiquinone/plastoquinone (Complex I), various chains family protein, translating to MTTVESARLLLPLGITLLAPFAMIAAKGDENHREGVSFIAAALTFLSVLSMVPAVIAGTVYEFTLFTILPGVTVRFACDGLGIIFALIASFLWGLATSYNVGYMRSLKEHAQTRYYFCFGVAIFGAVGVAFAANVFTLYLFYEIISVFTYPLVAHHQDEEGFAGGKKYIVYLMGTSKLFLLPAMVLTYVLCGTLDMNISNIMQGMFPPEVVANNPNLVRLTYVLYIAGLAKAALVPFHNWLPSAMVAPTPVSALLHAVAVVKAGVFSVSRIILSGFGVETMDVLWLGIPTAYLAAFTIVAASLVALTKDDIKARLAYSTVSQLSYVIIGVALLTPSAVQGGLLHIPHHAFSKITLFFGAGAIYVATHGIKKISEMNGLGRRMPWTFGAFAVASLSMIGMPPVCGFVSKWFLINGALEAHQVILLVALLLSTLLNAGYFVPIFFRAFFMAPKEGANIEQYSEAPRVMVIPLVITGGISLLLGIFPGIFHVFVKTFGQF from the coding sequence ATGACCACTGTGGAAAGCGCACGCCTGCTCCTGCCGTTAGGCATAACACTCCTGGCGCCGTTCGCCATGATCGCGGCGAAAGGAGACGAGAACCATCGCGAGGGGGTATCCTTCATCGCGGCGGCTCTCACGTTCCTGTCCGTTCTCTCCATGGTCCCGGCCGTCATAGCCGGAACGGTGTACGAGTTCACGCTCTTCACCATTCTGCCGGGCGTGACCGTGCGGTTCGCCTGCGACGGGCTGGGGATCATCTTCGCGCTGATCGCCTCCTTCCTCTGGGGCCTGGCGACCAGCTACAACGTAGGGTACATGCGGTCCCTCAAAGAACACGCCCAGACGCGGTACTACTTCTGCTTCGGCGTGGCCATCTTCGGGGCCGTGGGCGTTGCCTTCGCGGCCAACGTCTTCACCTTGTACCTCTTCTACGAAATCATCTCGGTCTTCACCTACCCCCTGGTCGCTCACCACCAGGACGAGGAAGGCTTTGCCGGCGGGAAGAAATACATCGTCTACCTGATGGGCACCTCCAAGCTCTTTTTGCTGCCCGCGATGGTGCTGACCTACGTGCTCTGCGGCACGCTGGACATGAACATATCCAACATCATGCAGGGCATGTTCCCGCCCGAGGTTGTGGCCAATAACCCCAACCTCGTCCGGCTGACCTACGTGCTGTATATCGCGGGCCTGGCGAAAGCGGCGCTGGTGCCGTTCCACAACTGGCTGCCTTCCGCCATGGTCGCGCCCACGCCGGTTTCCGCTTTGCTGCATGCGGTGGCGGTCGTTAAGGCCGGGGTGTTCTCGGTTTCCCGCATCATCCTTTCCGGGTTCGGTGTGGAGACCATGGACGTGCTCTGGCTCGGCATCCCCACGGCGTATCTGGCGGCCTTCACCATCGTGGCGGCGTCGCTCGTGGCGCTGACCAAAGACGACATCAAGGCCCGGCTCGCCTATTCCACGGTCAGCCAGCTGTCCTACGTCATCATAGGGGTAGCGCTCCTGACCCCCTCGGCGGTGCAGGGCGGCTTGCTCCATATCCCGCACCACGCGTTTTCCAAGATCACGCTGTTCTTCGGCGCCGGGGCCATCTACGTGGCGACCCACGGCATCAAGAAAATCAGCGAGATGAACGGGCTTGGCCGCCGCATGCCCTGGACCTTCGGGGCCTTTGCCGTCGCGAGTTTGTCCATGATCGGCATGCCGCCGGTCTGCGGCTTCGTCTCCAAGTGGTTCCTGATTAACGGCGCCCTGGAAGCGCACCAGGTGATTCTGCTGGTGGCGCTGCTCCTTTCCACGCTCCTCAACGCGGGCTACTTCGTGCCGATCTTCTTCCGGGCCTTCTTCATGGCCCCGAAAGAAGGCGCGAACATCGAGCAGTATTCCGAAGCGCCCAGGGTCATGGTGATACCGCTGGTCATCACCGGGGGCATTTCGCTCCTGCTCGGTATCTTCCCGGGCATTTTCCACGTGTTCGTCAAGACCTTCGGGCAATTCTAG
- a CDS encoding conserved hypothetical protein (Evidence 4 : Homologs of previously reported genes of unknown function): MDPVIDVFKQEFDRFHGILLQQVDACPSEEAWLEKTGKFAYWWHFMHVLSVVEYYALPLGAPSRQKYFSRDVVMFKAEPDRALTRDEVRSLAAAMQELAHAYFATQTEKTLMAKNEGASAALGKEFTNLNALIGLVRHYNYHIGCIDSILRAKGKPGIY, translated from the coding sequence ATGGACCCTGTGATTGATGTTTTCAAACAGGAATTTGACCGCTTCCACGGCATTCTGCTGCAGCAGGTGGACGCCTGCCCGAGCGAGGAGGCCTGGTTGGAGAAAACCGGCAAGTTCGCTTACTGGTGGCATTTCATGCACGTCTTGTCCGTTGTGGAATATTACGCCCTGCCCCTGGGCGCGCCTTCGCGGCAGAAGTATTTTTCCCGCGACGTCGTCATGTTCAAGGCCGAGCCGGACCGCGCCCTGACGCGGGACGAAGTGCGCTCCCTCGCCGCCGCGATGCAGGAACTGGCCCACGCCTATTTCGCCACCCAGACCGAAAAGACCCTCATGGCGAAGAACGAGGGCGCGAGCGCGGCGCTCGGCAAGGAATTCACCAACCTGAACGCGCTCATCGGCCTGGTCCGCCATTACAACTATCATATCGGCTGTATAGACTCCATTCTCCGCGCCAAAGGGAAACCCGGCATTTATTAG
- a CDS encoding membrane hypothetical protein (Evidence 5 : No homology to any previously reported sequences) translates to MLKIQYGVFLLLAAAIFIFTGPAGRRCFFLAVATGGSASFLIRFLYAGLGTAELTLLQALVFPFLVLGTWGALFLVSKLRGR, encoded by the coding sequence ATGCTCAAGATACAGTACGGCGTGTTTCTTTTGCTGGCGGCGGCGATATTCATTTTTACCGGCCCGGCGGGCAGGCGCTGTTTCTTCCTGGCTGTTGCCACGGGCGGCAGCGCGAGCTTTTTGATCCGTTTTCTCTACGCCGGGTTGGGCACCGCCGAATTAACCCTGTTGCAAGCCCTGGTTTTTCCGTTTCTTGTTTTGGGAACCTGGGGGGCGCTTTTTCTCGTTTCGAAGCTCAGAGGGCGATAA
- the nuoK gene encoding NADH-quinone oxidoreductase subunit K 1: MPAIPAPLALYHFAAIVLLGMGILGLTRRKTLVGMLISVELMLNGAGLSIAAAAGLTPASAVLGQSATLLVMGLAAAEATLILAMIIVVYRRFGSTRTAELTTLQE, translated from the coding sequence ATGCCCGCAATACCCGCTCCTCTGGCTCTGTACCATTTCGCGGCCATCGTGCTGCTCGGCATGGGGATTTTAGGCCTCACCCGCAGAAAGACCCTGGTCGGCATGCTTATCTCCGTGGAACTCATGCTTAACGGCGCCGGGCTTTCCATCGCGGCGGCCGCCGGGCTTACCCCGGCCAGCGCCGTTCTGGGACAGTCCGCGACCCTTCTGGTCATGGGCCTTGCCGCTGCCGAAGCGACGCTCATCCTGGCAATGATCATCGTTGTGTACCGCCGTTTCGGCTCCACCCGCACCGCTGAATTAACCACGCTTCAGGAGTAG
- the nuoN gene encoding NADH-quinone oxidoreductase subunit N 2 encodes MTFLCQTAPEGVMFILVLVLFAASALGERFPSPVAKWLPIGSAIVLAVSALGLCASGSLFAGAYRVDILSQFFKLAIALGFCFVVVNTLKQPTLENAQKSDYYLFMGLSAWGLMLLASTVELVTLYLALELSSYSLYVLIPIRGRTRESAEAGAKYILFGAAATALSLYGLSHIIASQHTTYIADLMSKDWSFATNPEAVMGMGLFLCGMFYKLALFPFHFWCPDVYQGASNETAAFVATLPKLGAVIILIRLAACLKPGLELTNCLAGLALISMTFGNLCALAQKDLKRLLGFSSVAHAGYIIVGLVAGTPKGMAAAAFYALAYVIMNMLCFWVVSRVASDGRNLELKDLNGLYKRNPYLAFSLAVGAFALVGLPPTIGFMGKLFLLTAAWDHGYDWLIIGLVLNSAIAIYYYLSLVRHAYTEEDGPAVQPDNSLFSSAGAMVLATLALLFGIVPAFVFNLAVKAGEAMM; translated from the coding sequence GTGACCTTTCTCTGCCAAACCGCCCCTGAGGGCGTCATGTTCATCCTTGTGCTGGTGCTGTTCGCGGCCAGCGCGCTCGGCGAAAGGTTCCCGAGCCCGGTGGCCAAGTGGCTGCCGATCGGCTCCGCCATCGTGCTCGCGGTTTCCGCGCTGGGGCTTTGCGCTTCCGGCTCGCTGTTCGCGGGCGCGTACCGCGTCGATATCCTGTCCCAGTTCTTCAAGCTCGCCATTGCCCTGGGTTTCTGTTTCGTGGTGGTCAACACCCTGAAACAGCCCACCCTGGAAAACGCCCAGAAGAGCGACTATTACCTCTTCATGGGCCTCTCGGCCTGGGGTTTGATGCTCCTCGCCTCCACCGTGGAACTGGTGACGCTGTACCTGGCCCTGGAACTCTCTTCCTACAGCCTGTATGTGCTGATCCCGATCCGCGGCAGAACCCGCGAAAGCGCGGAAGCCGGCGCCAAGTACATCCTGTTCGGCGCGGCCGCCACGGCGCTGAGCCTGTACGGCCTCTCGCACATCATCGCGTCCCAGCACACCACGTACATCGCGGATCTCATGAGCAAGGACTGGAGCTTCGCCACCAACCCCGAAGCAGTCATGGGCATGGGCCTGTTCCTCTGCGGCATGTTCTACAAGCTGGCGCTCTTCCCCTTCCACTTCTGGTGCCCGGACGTCTACCAGGGCGCGAGCAACGAAACCGCCGCCTTTGTGGCGACGCTTCCCAAGCTCGGCGCGGTCATCATCCTTATCCGGCTGGCCGCCTGCCTCAAGCCCGGCCTGGAACTGACCAACTGCCTGGCCGGTCTCGCCCTGATTTCCATGACCTTCGGCAACCTCTGCGCCCTGGCCCAGAAAGACTTGAAGCGTCTGCTCGGGTTCTCCTCGGTGGCGCACGCGGGGTACATCATCGTCGGTCTGGTCGCGGGCACCCCCAAGGGCATGGCCGCCGCCGCCTTCTACGCCCTGGCCTACGTCATCATGAACATGCTCTGCTTCTGGGTGGTTTCCCGCGTGGCCTCGGACGGCCGCAACCTGGAACTCAAAGACCTCAACGGTCTCTATAAGCGCAACCCCTACCTCGCCTTCTCCCTGGCCGTCGGGGCCTTCGCCCTGGTGGGGCTGCCCCCGACCATCGGGTTCATGGGCAAGCTCTTCCTGCTGACCGCCGCCTGGGATCACGGGTACGACTGGCTGATCATCGGCCTGGTGCTCAACAGCGCCATCGCCATCTACTACTATCTCTCCCTCGTGCGCCACGCCTATACCGAGGAAGACGGCCCGGCGGTGCAGCCCGACAACTCCCTGTTCTCCTCCGCCGGCGCCATGGTGCTCGCCACCCTGGCCCTGCTCTTCGGTATCGTGCCCGCCTTTGTCTTCAACCTCGCGGTCAAAGCCGGAGAGGCTATGATGTAA
- a CDS encoding hypothetical protein (Evidence 5 : No homology to any previously reported sequences) produces the protein MKPYKPFDALQPMTKALSAPAFTQERESLNVIAESLKFLEEAKAYQEWSKTLPHNQTKESYTIKATSLIDADVLKTLGKGGTLVNEES, from the coding sequence ATGAAACCGTATAAACCATTCGACGCCTTGCAGCCCATGACCAAGGCCCTCTCCGCGCCCGCCTTCACGCAGGAAAGGGAGTCGTTGAACGTCATCGCGGAGAGTTTGAAGTTCCTCGAGGAAGCCAAAGCGTATCAGGAGTGGTCAAAAACCCTCCCACACAACCAGACGAAAGAAAGCTACACGATAAAAGCCACATCCCTCATCGATGCCGACGTCCTCAAAACCCTGGGCAAAGGCGGCACCCTCGTCAACGAGGAGTCGTGA